The following are from one region of the Streptomyces decoyicus genome:
- a CDS encoding ParA family protein encodes MDGHHVNAMAGDRGSGEPARLADYDDLPQGHFYDPDAEYEPDPEYAATLAPDAARQRRERVGPTGRPLPYFPIPGPLSDHGPAKIIAMCNQKGGVGKTTSTINLGAALAEYGRRVLLVDFDPQGALSVGLGVNPMELDLTVYNLLMERGMSADEVLLKTAVPNMDLLPSNIDLSAAEVQLVSEVARESTLQRALKPLLADYDYIVIDCQPSLGLLTVNALTAAHKVIVPLECEFFALRGVALLTETIEKVQERLNPELELDGILATMYDSRTVHSREVLARVVEAFDDHVYHTVIGRTVRFPETTVAGEPITTYASNSVGAAAYRQLAREVLARCHAE; translated from the coding sequence ATGGACGGCCATCACGTGAACGCCATGGCCGGCGACCGGGGCAGTGGAGAACCCGCCCGTCTCGCCGACTACGACGACCTGCCCCAGGGGCACTTCTACGATCCGGACGCGGAGTACGAGCCGGACCCCGAATACGCCGCGACGCTCGCGCCGGACGCCGCGCGCCAGCGCCGCGAACGCGTCGGCCCGACCGGACGCCCGCTCCCTTATTTCCCCATCCCGGGGCCGTTGTCCGACCACGGCCCCGCCAAAATCATCGCCATGTGCAACCAGAAGGGCGGGGTCGGCAAGACCACCTCGACCATCAACCTGGGTGCCGCACTTGCCGAATACGGACGACGGGTGCTGCTCGTCGACTTCGACCCGCAGGGCGCCCTGTCGGTCGGACTCGGCGTCAACCCGATGGAGCTCGACCTGACGGTCTACAACCTGCTCATGGAGCGGGGCATGTCGGCCGACGAGGTGCTCCTGAAGACCGCGGTCCCCAACATGGACCTACTGCCCAGCAATATCGATTTGTCAGCGGCAGAGGTGCAGTTGGTCAGCGAGGTCGCGCGCGAGTCGACCCTCCAGCGCGCCCTGAAGCCGCTGCTGGCCGACTACGACTACATCGTCATCGACTGCCAGCCCTCGCTCGGTCTGCTCACCGTCAACGCGCTGACGGCGGCTCACAAGGTCATCGTGCCGCTGGAGTGCGAGTTCTTCGCGCTGCGCGGTGTCGCGCTGCTCACCGAGACGATCGAGAAGGTCCAGGAGCGGCTCAACCCCGAGCTGGAGCTGGACGGCATCCTGGCGACGATGTACGACTCCCGCACCGTGCACAGCCGTGAGGTCCTGGCACGTGTCGTCGAGGCCTTCGACGATCACGTCTACCACACCGTCATCGGCCGTACGGTCCGCTTCCCGGAGACCACCGTCGCGGGCGAGCCGATCACCACGTACGCCTCCAACTCCGTTGGTGCCGCCGCCTATCGTCAGCTCGCCAGGGAGGTGCTCGCCCGGTGTCACGCCGAGTGA
- the ald gene encoding alanine dehydrogenase: MKVGIPREVKNNEFRVAITPAGVNELVRHGHQVFIEKDAGLGSSITNEEYVSAGASILDTADEVWGTADLLLKVKEPIAEEYHRLRKDQTLFTYLHLAASKECTDALLESGTTAIAYETVETAGRQLPLLAPMSEVAGRIAPQVGAYHLMRQAGGRGVLPGGVPGVHAGKAVIIGGGVSGWNALQIAVGLGFHVTLLDKDINKLREADKIFGTKVQTIVSNAYELENAVVEADLVVGAVLIPGAKAPKLVTNELVAKMKPGSVLVDIAIDQGGCFEDSRATTHAEPTFPVHNSVFYCVANMPGAVPNTSTHALTNATLPYIVELANRGWVEALRRDPALAKGLNTHDGKVVYGPVAEAHGLEHVELRTLLG, encoded by the coding sequence GTGAAGGTCGGCATCCCCCGCGAGGTCAAGAACAACGAGTTCCGCGTGGCTATCACGCCCGCCGGAGTGAACGAACTCGTCCGCCACGGCCACCAGGTCTTCATCGAGAAGGACGCCGGTCTCGGCTCGTCCATCACGAATGAGGAGTACGTCTCCGCCGGTGCCTCCATCCTGGACACCGCCGATGAGGTCTGGGGTACCGCTGACCTGCTGCTGAAGGTCAAGGAGCCGATCGCGGAGGAGTACCACCGCCTCCGCAAGGACCAGACGCTCTTCACCTACCTGCACCTGGCGGCCTCCAAGGAGTGCACGGACGCGCTGCTGGAGTCCGGCACCACCGCGATCGCCTACGAGACCGTCGAGACGGCCGGCCGCCAGCTGCCGCTGCTCGCCCCGATGTCCGAGGTCGCGGGCCGTATCGCCCCGCAGGTCGGCGCCTACCACCTGATGCGCCAGGCCGGCGGCCGCGGTGTGCTGCCCGGTGGCGTCCCCGGTGTCCACGCGGGCAAGGCCGTCATCATCGGCGGTGGCGTCTCCGGCTGGAACGCGCTCCAGATCGCCGTGGGCCTCGGCTTCCACGTCACCCTGCTCGACAAGGACATCAACAAGCTCCGCGAGGCCGACAAGATCTTCGGCACCAAGGTGCAGACGATCGTCTCCAACGCCTACGAGCTGGAGAATGCCGTCGTCGAGGCCGACCTCGTCGTCGGTGCCGTCCTGATCCCCGGCGCCAAGGCGCCGAAGCTGGTCACCAACGAGCTCGTCGCCAAGATGAAGCCCGGAAGTGTTCTTGTCGACATCGCGATCGACCAGGGTGGCTGCTTCGAGGACTCCCGTGCCACCACGCACGCGGAGCCGACCTTCCCGGTCCACAACTCGGTCTTCTACTGCGTCGCCAACATGCCCGGCGCCGTGCCGAACACCTCCACCCACGCGCTCACCAACGCCACGCTGCCCTACATCGTGGAGCTGGCGAACCGTGGCTGGGTCGAGGCGCTGCGCCGTGACCCGGCGCTGGCCAAGGGCCTGAACACGCACGACGGCAAGGTGGTCTACGGTCCCGTCGCCGAGGCCCACGGCCTCGAGCACGTCGAACTGCGCACCCTCCTGGGCTGA
- a CDS encoding tetratricopeptide repeat protein — translation MTDQAVGGEHLPPETADGPATAAPGQRAPGFRQEGGTARPLVPAASTAPSATGFAGRRRELKALHADIARAGLDTLSGRKGARSRVLLIAGRPGSGRTALAEELLRELADHHPDGVLRATLTGPGGEPADLGRAARDLLAVLGVEAPPGAAEDELTELLRGALVGRRALLFLDDARGAEQVEPLLPDAPDCLVVVVSQGPLTGIPDVRPCALGGLDSAACVEILSRYAGPTRITVDPRTADSVAEECGGQPAALVLAGAWLAARPKSSVADLLQALHAVPLPPDLPTGARPLFRAFRLAYDALPAPAARILRLITLAPAGLVDAHIASALAGCSVAAAATTLGDFAALGMLRPVATEDDGVLGASTPDPALRPQYRLPGCLDPLARELLREHERPADVQLARARMLERTVRLLQSCRAMGEPADSPARQKVAGLPRSLRFSSKGAAAHWLRSRRGALLDAARIAVADGELDTLDRRLMAALTRTLLAHQGPEAAAPDLYALHGLVLQVAERRGLPREKAAALLNLADLDGQAGRTAQALTRYRGALEAARSVQDPVATGRALESLGGTYTELGDWQRAADWYGRALELRLARDEGGDAARLHGRIGGAHTYAGRWGEALKAWRAAVGTYRRIGDVAGQARATGEVARVQEYAGRPEDALRTCLEALDIARKAGDGRLEAALQLRIADTLERLGDPAAARLHRAVGERLLEDHSK, via the coding sequence GTGACGGACCAGGCGGTGGGCGGGGAGCACCTCCCGCCGGAGACGGCGGACGGGCCTGCCACGGCAGCACCCGGACAGCGGGCACCGGGGTTCCGCCAGGAGGGCGGAACCGCCCGTCCCCTGGTCCCCGCGGCCTCCACCGCCCCCTCCGCCACCGGGTTCGCCGGCCGCCGCCGCGAGCTCAAGGCGCTGCACGCCGATATCGCGCGGGCCGGCCTGGACACCCTTTCCGGCCGCAAGGGCGCCCGCAGCCGGGTGCTGCTGATCGCCGGCCGCCCCGGCTCCGGACGTACGGCCCTGGCCGAGGAGCTGCTGCGCGAGCTGGCCGACCACCATCCCGACGGTGTGCTGAGGGCCACCCTGACCGGGCCGGGCGGCGAACCGGCCGACCTCGGCCGCGCCGCGCGTGACCTGCTGGCCGTGCTCGGCGTCGAGGCCCCGCCCGGCGCCGCCGAGGACGAGCTGACCGAGCTGCTGCGCGGTGCGCTCGTCGGGCGCCGTGCCCTCCTGTTCCTGGACGACGCACGGGGCGCCGAACAGGTCGAACCGCTGCTCCCCGACGCCCCCGACTGCCTGGTCGTGGTGGTCTCCCAGGGGCCGCTGACCGGCATTCCGGACGTCCGGCCGTGTGCCCTGGGCGGCCTGGACAGCGCGGCCTGTGTCGAGATCCTCAGCCGCTACGCCGGGCCGACCCGGATCACCGTCGACCCGCGGACCGCCGACAGCGTCGCCGAGGAGTGCGGCGGCCAGCCCGCCGCGCTGGTGCTGGCCGGGGCCTGGCTCGCCGCCCGCCCCAAGTCCTCGGTCGCCGATCTGCTCCAGGCGCTGCACGCCGTCCCGCTGCCCCCGGACCTGCCCACCGGCGCCCGCCCGCTGTTCCGCGCCTTCCGGCTCGCCTATGACGCGCTGCCGGCGCCCGCCGCCCGCATACTGCGGCTGATCACCCTGGCGCCGGCCGGCCTCGTGGACGCCCATATCGCCTCCGCGCTGGCCGGCTGCTCGGTGGCCGCGGCCGCCACGACGCTGGGCGACTTCGCCGCGCTCGGCATGCTGCGGCCGGTCGCCACCGAGGACGACGGGGTCCTGGGCGCGAGTACGCCCGATCCGGCCCTGCGCCCCCAGTACCGGCTGCCCGGCTGCCTCGACCCGCTGGCGCGCGAACTGCTCCGGGAACACGAGCGCCCGGCCGACGTCCAGCTGGCCCGCGCCCGGATGCTGGAGCGGACCGTACGGCTGCTCCAGTCCTGCCGGGCGATGGGCGAGCCGGCCGATTCGCCCGCCCGGCAGAAGGTCGCCGGACTGCCGCGCTCCCTGCGCTTCTCCTCCAAGGGCGCCGCCGCGCACTGGCTGCGCAGCCGTCGCGGCGCGCTGCTCGACGCCGCGAGGATCGCCGTCGCCGACGGTGAACTCGACACCCTGGACCGGCGGTTGATGGCCGCGCTGACCCGGACGCTGCTCGCGCACCAGGGCCCCGAGGCCGCCGCGCCGGACCTCTATGCACTGCACGGACTCGTCCTCCAGGTCGCCGAGCGGCGCGGGCTGCCGCGGGAGAAGGCCGCCGCCCTGCTGAACCTCGCGGACCTGGACGGCCAGGCGGGACGTACCGCTCAGGCGCTCACCCGTTACCGGGGTGCGCTGGAGGCGGCCCGCTCGGTGCAGGACCCGGTGGCTACCGGCCGGGCGCTGGAGTCGCTGGGCGGTACGTACACCGAGCTGGGCGACTGGCAGCGGGCCGCCGACTGGTACGGCCGGGCGCTGGAGCTGCGGCTCGCCCGTGACGAGGGCGGTGACGCGGCGCGGCTGCACGGCCGGATCGGTGGCGCGCACACCTACGCGGGCCGGTGGGGCGAGGCGCTCAAGGCCTGGCGGGCGGCCGTCGGGACGTATCGCAGGATCGGCGATGTGGCCGGCCAGGCGCGGGCGACCGGTGAGGTGGCCCGGGTGCAGGAGTACGCGGGGCGGCCCGAGGACGCGCTGCGGACCTGTCTCGAAGCCCTCGACATCGCCCGGAAAGCGGGCGACGGACGACTGGAGGCGGCACTGCAACTACGGATCGCGGACACCCTCGAGAGGCTCGGCGACCCAGCAGCGGCACGGCTCCACCGGGCCGTGGGGGAGCGACTCCTCGAAGATCACTCCAAGTGA
- a CDS encoding NUDIX domain-containing protein, whose amino-acid sequence MAIKDTPEEWTVTATTTPFTGNKTSVRTDEVVMPDGSTVTRDYQVHPGSVAVVALDDEGRVLVLRQYRHPVRQKLWEIPAGLLDIPGENPLHAAQRELYEEAHVKAEDWRVLTDVYTTPGGCDEAVRIFLARGLSEAEGERFEVSEEEADMELARVPQDELVRGALAGDLHNNCLVVGVLALAAARLGEGLDALRPADAPWPARPFEA is encoded by the coding sequence ATGGCGATCAAGGACACCCCCGAGGAGTGGACGGTCACCGCGACCACGACGCCGTTCACCGGGAACAAGACCAGCGTGCGCACCGACGAGGTCGTCATGCCGGACGGCTCCACCGTCACGCGCGACTACCAGGTCCACCCCGGTTCCGTGGCCGTCGTCGCCCTCGACGACGAGGGCCGGGTGCTGGTGCTGCGCCAGTACCGCCACCCCGTACGCCAGAAGCTGTGGGAGATCCCCGCCGGGCTGCTCGACATCCCCGGTGAGAACCCGCTGCACGCGGCGCAGCGCGAGCTGTACGAGGAGGCGCACGTCAAGGCCGAGGACTGGCGGGTGCTGACCGATGTGTACACCACGCCCGGCGGTTGTGACGAAGCCGTGAGGATCTTCCTCGCCCGGGGGCTGTCCGAGGCCGAGGGGGAGCGCTTCGAGGTCTCCGAGGAGGAGGCCGACATGGAGCTGGCACGGGTGCCGCAGGACGAGCTGGTCCGCGGGGCGCTCGCCGGTGATCTGCACAACAACTGCCTCGTCGTGGGCGTGCTGGCACTCGCCGCGGCCCGGCTCGGCGAGGGTCTGGACGCGCTGCGGCCGGCCGATGCGCCGTGGCCGGCCCGCCCCTTCGAGGCCTGA
- a CDS encoding CTP synthase, producing MPPKSTTTKHLFVTGGVASSLGKGLTASSLGALLKARGLRVTMQKLDPYLNVDPGTMNPFQHGEVFVTNDGAETDLDIGHYERFLDVDLDGSANVTTGQVYNTVIAKERRGEYLGDTVQVIPHITNEIKHRIRRMATEDVDVVITEVGGTVGDIESLPFLETVRQVRHEVGRDNVFVVHISLLPYIGPSGELKTKPTQHSVAALRNIGIQPDAIVLRADREVPTAIKRKISLMCDVDEAAVIACPDAPSIYDIPKVVHAEGLDAYVVRKLDLPFRDVDWTQWADLLDRVHNPDHEVKVALVGKYIDLPDAYLSVTEALRAGGFANKTRVKLKWVTSDECKTPAGAAEQLADCDAVCIPGGFGDRGVDGKVGAITYARENKLPLLGLCLGLQCVVIEAARNLAGIAGANSTEFDPAAADPVISTMAEQMDIVAGEGDMGGTMRLGMYPAKLAEGSIVREVYDDEPYVEERHRHRYEVNNAYRAELEKKAGLQFSGTSPDNKLVEYVEYPRETHPYLVATQAHPELRSRPTRPHPLFAGLVKAAVARKTGTAK from the coding sequence ATGCCGCCCAAATCCACGACGACCAAGCACCTCTTCGTCACCGGGGGCGTCGCCTCCTCGCTGGGCAAGGGGCTCACCGCCTCCAGCCTGGGTGCTCTCCTCAAGGCGCGCGGCCTGCGGGTCACGATGCAAAAGCTCGACCCGTACCTGAACGTCGACCCGGGAACGATGAACCCGTTCCAGCACGGCGAGGTCTTCGTCACCAACGACGGAGCCGAGACCGACCTGGACATCGGCCACTACGAGCGTTTCCTGGACGTCGACCTCGACGGCTCCGCGAACGTGACCACCGGCCAGGTCTACAACACCGTGATCGCCAAGGAGCGGCGCGGCGAGTACCTCGGTGACACCGTGCAGGTCATCCCGCACATCACCAACGAGATCAAGCACCGCATCCGGCGGATGGCGACCGAGGACGTCGACGTCGTCATCACCGAGGTCGGCGGCACCGTCGGCGACATCGAGTCGCTGCCGTTCCTGGAGACGGTCCGCCAGGTCCGCCACGAGGTCGGCCGGGACAACGTCTTCGTCGTGCACATCTCGCTGCTCCCCTACATCGGCCCGTCCGGTGAGCTGAAGACCAAGCCGACCCAGCACTCGGTCGCGGCGCTGCGCAACATCGGTATCCAGCCCGACGCGATCGTGCTGCGCGCCGACCGTGAGGTCCCGACCGCCATCAAGCGCAAGATCTCGCTGATGTGCGACGTCGACGAGGCCGCGGTCATCGCCTGCCCGGACGCGCCGTCGATCTACGACATCCCGAAGGTCGTGCACGCCGAGGGCCTGGACGCCTATGTCGTGCGCAAGCTGGACCTGCCGTTCCGCGATGTGGACTGGACCCAGTGGGCGGACCTGCTGGACCGCGTCCACAACCCCGACCACGAGGTCAAGGTCGCGCTTGTCGGCAAGTACATCGACCTGCCGGACGCCTACCTCTCGGTCACCGAGGCGCTGCGGGCCGGCGGCTTCGCGAACAAGACCCGCGTGAAGCTGAAGTGGGTCACCTCCGACGAGTGCAAGACCCCGGCCGGCGCCGCCGAGCAGCTCGCGGACTGCGACGCCGTCTGCATCCCCGGCGGCTTCGGCGACCGCGGCGTGGACGGCAAGGTCGGCGCGATCACCTACGCCCGGGAGAACAAGCTCCCGCTGCTCGGCCTGTGCCTGGGCCTCCAGTGCGTGGTCATCGAGGCGGCCCGCAACCTGGCCGGTATCGCGGGTGCGAACTCCACCGAGTTCGACCCGGCCGCCGCCGACCCGGTCATCTCCACGATGGCCGAGCAGATGGACATCGTCGCAGGTGAGGGCGATATGGGTGGCACGATGCGGCTGGGCATGTACCCGGCCAAGCTCGCCGAGGGCTCCATCGTCCGCGAGGTCTACGACGACGAGCCGTACGTCGAGGAGCGCCACCGCCACCGCTACGAGGTCAACAACGCCTACCGCGCCGAGCTGGAGAAGAAGGCCGGGCTCCAGTTCTCCGGCACCTCCCCGGACAACAAGCTCGTCGAGTACGTCGAGTACCCGCGCGAGACGCACCCCTACCTGGTCGCCACCCAGGCGCACCCGGAGCTGCGCTCCCGCCCGACCCGCCCGCACCCGCTCTTCGCCGGGCTGGTGAAGGCCGCGGTCGCGCGCAAGACGGGCACCGCGAAGTAA
- a CDS encoding glycoside hydrolase family 15 protein encodes MHVAGRIEDYALIGDMQTAALVCRDGTVDWLCLPRFDSPAVFAGLLGTEEHGFWRMGPVNGPGGRPAPADRRRYRGDSLVLESEWDTPRGTVRVIDFMPPRDGAPQLIRIVEGVSGRVPMRSQLRMRFSYGWVVPWVHKIDERTVAVAGPDSVWLDTEAETYGKDLTTFSDFTVSPGERIAFTISWEPSHKQPPAVADPEGSLEATEEFWREWVEHCTYHGPYRDAVVRSLITLKALTYAPTGGIVAAPTTSLPECVGGVRNWDYRFTWLRDAAITLSSLLRTGYREEARAWREWLLRAVAGDPENLQIMYGIAGERELGENELTWLPGYENSRPVRVGNGAAGQLQLDVYGEVTEALHLAHMTGLARNDYASLLQLKLIQWVEKHWDEPDEGIWEVRGPRRHFVHSKVMTWVAVDRTVKLIESGDVDGPLERWKDLRETIHRDVCENGYDKERNTFTQSYGSQELDASLLLIPQMGFLPPDDKRVIGTIEAIQRELSTEDGFVLRYPTSGADDLGVDGLEGEEGAFLACSFWLADDLAMIGRVDEARKLFEKLLSLRNDLGLLAEEWDPKAQRQVGNFPQAFSHVPLIDTALRLTASGAYGG; translated from the coding sequence ATGCACGTGGCCGGGCGCATCGAGGACTACGCACTTATCGGCGATATGCAAACCGCCGCTCTAGTGTGCAGGGACGGCACAGTGGACTGGCTGTGTCTGCCCCGCTTCGACTCCCCGGCGGTCTTTGCAGGGCTGCTGGGCACGGAGGAGCACGGATTCTGGCGGATGGGGCCGGTCAACGGCCCCGGGGGCCGGCCCGCGCCGGCCGACCGCCGGCGCTACCGGGGCGATTCCCTCGTACTGGAATCGGAGTGGGACACCCCGCGCGGCACCGTCCGCGTGATCGACTTCATGCCGCCGCGTGATGGCGCGCCGCAGCTGATCCGCATCGTGGAGGGCGTCAGCGGCCGCGTGCCGATGCGCTCGCAGCTGCGGATGCGGTTCTCCTACGGCTGGGTCGTGCCCTGGGTGCACAAGATCGACGAGCGTACGGTCGCGGTCGCCGGCCCCGATTCGGTATGGCTGGACACCGAGGCGGAGACCTACGGCAAGGACCTGACGACGTTCTCCGACTTCACCGTCTCGCCGGGTGAGCGGATCGCGTTCACGATCAGCTGGGAGCCCTCCCACAAGCAGCCGCCGGCCGTGGCGGACCCGGAGGGGTCGCTGGAGGCCACCGAGGAGTTCTGGCGTGAGTGGGTCGAGCACTGCACCTACCACGGCCCCTACCGCGACGCGGTGGTGCGTTCCCTGATCACGCTGAAGGCGCTGACGTACGCGCCGACCGGCGGGATCGTGGCGGCGCCGACGACCTCCCTGCCGGAGTGCGTCGGCGGCGTACGCAACTGGGACTACCGCTTCACCTGGCTCCGGGATGCCGCGATCACGCTGTCCTCCCTGTTGCGCACCGGCTACCGCGAAGAGGCGCGGGCATGGCGGGAGTGGCTGCTGCGGGCGGTGGCCGGCGATCCGGAGAACCTCCAGATCATGTACGGCATCGCCGGTGAGCGGGAACTGGGCGAGAACGAGCTCACCTGGCTCCCCGGATACGAGAATTCCCGTCCGGTGCGGGTCGGCAACGGCGCCGCCGGACAGCTCCAGCTCGATGTGTACGGCGAGGTCACCGAGGCGCTGCACCTGGCGCACATGACGGGCCTGGCCCGCAACGACTACGCCTCGCTGCTCCAGCTCAAGCTGATCCAGTGGGTGGAGAAGCACTGGGACGAGCCGGACGAGGGCATCTGGGAGGTCCGCGGCCCGCGCCGGCACTTCGTGCACTCCAAGGTCATGACCTGGGTCGCGGTCGACCGCACGGTCAAGCTGATCGAGTCCGGGGACGTCGACGGCCCGCTGGAGCGCTGGAAGGACCTGCGCGAGACGATCCACCGGGATGTCTGCGAGAACGGCTACGACAAGGAGCGCAACACCTTCACCCAGTCCTACGGCTCGCAGGAGCTGGACGCCTCGCTGCTGCTGATCCCGCAGATGGGTTTCCTGCCGCCGGACGACAAGCGCGTCATCGGCACGATCGAGGCGATCCAGCGGGAGCTCTCCACCGAGGACGGCTTCGTCCTGCGCTACCCGACGTCCGGTGCGGACGATCTCGGGGTGGACGGTCTGGAGGGCGAGGAGGGCGCCTTCCTGGCGTGCTCGTTCTGGCTCGCCGACGATCTGGCGATGATCGGCCGGGTGGACGAGGCCCGCAAGCTCTTCGAGAAGCTGCTCTCGCTCCGCAACGACCTGGGGCTGCTCGCCGAGGAGTGGGACCCCAAGGCCCAGCGGCAGGTGGGCAACTTCCCGCAGGCGTTCAGCCATGTTCCGCTGATCGACACCGCGCTGCGGCTGACGGCCAGCGGGGCCTACGGAGGTTAG
- a CDS encoding beta-1,3-glucanase family protein: MITRRSLLGGLAAGAATASGIALAGRATGATAPAAGSARTGRAAAGMPLHLVNNSGEYANSSVWIYIVGNDGTQQVHVTPEAELRPVALADNGPDGFTDYAIPLAAGGTTTLRLPYMSGRIYTALGGKLKFKAVQDGNGKAALAYPAGWVSGDPNYDVLHDCAEFTYNSGGMYCNTTMVDMFSVPLAIKLTGAKEQTTGTLKDGARAKVFSDVRAADGFGRLVIDDKRVIAPGHGLDSGLFAEDYFAPAVDETWSAYAGKDLTVTTDAGTFTGRVSGGKLSFTGPKTISFDKPSTRDVLFCDGTLAAPNDGTLGPVAAVLGAALNRSTLTAQAHQPTTDPAAFYQQRLTNHYARAMHAATQDGKAYGFAFDDVAGFASYIEDGAPKEITLTLTPF, from the coding sequence ATGATCACTCGCCGCAGCCTGCTCGGCGGCCTCGCCGCCGGTGCCGCCACCGCCTCCGGAATCGCCCTGGCCGGCCGTGCGACCGGTGCCACCGCCCCGGCAGCCGGCTCCGCCCGGACCGGCCGGGCCGCCGCCGGGATGCCCCTGCACCTCGTCAACAACTCCGGTGAGTACGCCAACTCCTCGGTCTGGATCTACATCGTCGGCAATGACGGCACCCAGCAGGTGCACGTCACCCCGGAAGCCGAACTCAGGCCCGTCGCCCTGGCCGACAACGGCCCGGACGGTTTCACCGACTACGCGATCCCGCTCGCCGCCGGCGGCACCACGACCCTCCGGCTGCCGTACATGTCCGGCCGGATCTACACCGCGCTGGGCGGCAAGCTCAAGTTCAAGGCGGTCCAGGACGGCAACGGCAAGGCCGCGCTGGCCTACCCGGCGGGCTGGGTCTCCGGCGACCCCAACTACGACGTCCTGCACGACTGCGCCGAGTTCACGTACAACTCCGGCGGGATGTACTGCAACACCACCATGGTCGACATGTTCAGCGTCCCGCTCGCGATCAAGCTCACCGGGGCCAAGGAGCAGACCACCGGCACGCTCAAGGACGGCGCCCGCGCCAAGGTCTTCTCCGACGTCAGGGCCGCCGACGGCTTCGGCCGCCTGGTCATCGACGACAAGCGGGTCATCGCCCCCGGCCACGGCCTGGACAGCGGACTGTTCGCCGAGGACTACTTCGCCCCGGCCGTCGACGAGACCTGGTCCGCCTACGCGGGCAAGGACCTGACCGTCACCACCGACGCGGGCACCTTCACCGGCCGGGTCAGCGGCGGAAAGCTCTCCTTCACCGGGCCCAAGACGATCTCCTTCGACAAGCCGTCCACCCGCGATGTCCTCTTCTGCGACGGCACCCTCGCGGCCCCCAACGACGGCACCCTCGGCCCGGTCGCCGCCGTCCTGGGCGCCGCCCTCAACCGCTCCACCCTCACCGCGCAGGCACACCAGCCCACCACCGACCCGGCCGCCTTCTACCAGCAGCGGCTGACCAACCACTACGCCCGGGCCATGCACGCCGCGACGCAGGACGGCAAGGCGTACGGCTTCGCCTTCGACGACGTCGCCGGCTTCGCCTCGTACATCGAGGACGGCGCCCCGAAGGAGATCACCCTCACGCTGACCCCGTTCTGA
- a CDS encoding glycoside hydrolase family 16 protein, which yields MSMNNRPGSRVQKRLQKRQPKRPEDRRQKRAGLLLLAASTALVSTCALTLPTASAEEAGPAPRATPVTNAAPTAFQEVWRTDFDGAAGSRPSADDWITDTGTGYPGGPSNWGTGERETYTDRPENLQLDGAGHLKITALKDGATWTSGRIESRRTDFAAPAGGRLRIEASIRMPDVSGDGALGYWPAFWTLGAEYRGNYGNWPGIGEFDIMENVNGINKVWGTLHCGVNPGGPCNETQGKGSSRACPGSACQAGFHTYALELDRTDGAAESLNWYVDGQKFHTVNSSETDADTWAKATHHGHFLLLNLAMGGGFPDGVAGFATPTDATRPGGSLLVDHVAVSVQQPGQARTARPSRRTTPQGATS from the coding sequence ATGAGCATGAATAATCGGCCCGGAAGCCGGGTGCAAAAACGGCTGCAAAAACGGCAGCCGAAACGGCCGGAGGATCGGCGGCAGAAGCGGGCGGGCCTGCTGCTCCTCGCCGCGAGCACCGCACTCGTCAGCACCTGTGCGCTCACCCTCCCGACGGCGTCGGCCGAAGAGGCGGGCCCCGCCCCGCGCGCCACCCCCGTAACGAACGCCGCCCCCACCGCCTTCCAGGAAGTCTGGCGTACGGACTTCGACGGCGCCGCCGGATCACGCCCCTCCGCCGACGACTGGATCACCGACACCGGCACCGGCTACCCGGGAGGCCCCTCCAACTGGGGCACCGGCGAGCGCGAGACCTACACCGACCGCCCCGAGAACCTCCAGCTCGACGGCGCGGGCCATCTGAAGATCACGGCCTTGAAGGACGGAGCCACCTGGACCTCGGGCCGCATCGAGTCCCGGCGCACCGACTTCGCGGCCCCGGCCGGCGGCAGGCTCCGCATCGAGGCGAGCATCCGGATGCCCGATGTCTCCGGTGACGGCGCGCTCGGCTACTGGCCGGCGTTCTGGACGCTGGGTGCCGAGTACCGCGGCAACTACGGGAACTGGCCGGGCATCGGCGAGTTCGACATCATGGAGAACGTCAACGGCATCAACAAGGTCTGGGGCACGCTGCACTGCGGCGTCAACCCCGGCGGGCCGTGCAACGAGACCCAGGGCAAGGGCAGTTCCCGCGCGTGCCCGGGCAGCGCCTGCCAGGCCGGATTCCACACCTACGCGCTGGAACTCGACCGCACCGACGGCGCCGCGGAGTCGCTGAACTGGTACGTCGACGGACAGAAGTTCCACACCGTGAACTCCTCCGAGACGGACGCCGACACCTGGGCGAAGGCCACCCACCACGGTCACTTCCTGCTGCTCAACCTCGCGATGGGCGGCGGCTTCCCGGACGGTGTCGCGGGCTTCGCCACCCCCACCGACGCCACCCGGCCCGGCGGCTCCCTCCTCGTCGACCATGTCGCGGTCTCCGTCCAGCAGCCCGGCCAGGCCCGTACCGCCCGGCCCTCCCGCCGCACCACCCCGCAAGGAGCCACCTCATGA